In Synergistaceae bacterium, one genomic interval encodes:
- a CDS encoding pyridoxal phosphate-dependent aminotransferase codes for MKLSKRILSILPSATMGVAAKASALKSEGKPVISFSLGEPDFDSPKSALNAAIDAINRGETHYTLSSGITELRKEICNYYKKRFNLDYEVSEVIVSSGAKPILYEAIQTLVDPDDEVLLFAPSWVSYVEQLHLTGGKEVLVDTITTDLIPTKEALQNALSPKTVGIILNSPSNPSGAVYDEKTMKMIADFVRENDLWIIFDEIYERLTYEPAKHVNILTVAPDLRDKVIIINGTSKAYAMTGWRIGYALGPKAVISKMGTLQDHLTSNASSIAQWAAYGAIKGGEEDIKNMLEAFTERRQVILSLIRSMPHVKVKDPEGAFYVFVDVRDCPISDDLEFCDKLLEKEFVAVVPGTAFYAPGFIRISYATSMENIKEGMSRLKEFLEEL; via the coding sequence ATGAAGCTATCAAAAAGAATACTTTCCATACTTCCTTCTGCCACAATGGGTGTCGCTGCGAAAGCAAGTGCACTCAAAAGTGAAGGCAAACCGGTAATTTCATTCAGTTTGGGAGAACCCGATTTCGACTCCCCAAAAAGCGCTTTAAATGCTGCCATAGACGCTATAAACAGAGGTGAAACACACTACACTCTAAGTTCAGGAATAACAGAACTTCGCAAGGAAATTTGCAATTACTATAAAAAACGCTTTAACCTAGACTATGAAGTCTCTGAAGTCATTGTTTCATCGGGAGCAAAACCCATTCTTTACGAAGCCATACAGACACTTGTAGATCCGGATGACGAAGTATTGCTCTTTGCCCCCTCCTGGGTAAGCTACGTTGAGCAGCTTCATTTGACAGGTGGAAAAGAAGTTTTGGTAGACACCATTACAACCGATCTGATCCCGACTAAAGAAGCCCTACAAAACGCTCTTTCTCCAAAAACAGTAGGTATAATTTTAAACTCTCCTTCAAATCCATCCGGAGCAGTTTATGACGAAAAAACCATGAAAATGATTGCTGACTTTGTCAGAGAAAATGACCTTTGGATTATTTTTGACGAAATATATGAACGTCTTACATATGAACCTGCAAAACATGTGAATATTTTAACCGTAGCTCCCGATCTTAGGGACAAAGTAATAATCATCAACGGAACCAGCAAAGCTTATGCCATGACAGGCTGGAGAATAGGTTATGCCTTAGGCCCCAAGGCGGTTATATCAAAAATGGGCACTTTACAGGACCACTTAACTTCCAATGCCTCATCAATCGCACAGTGGGCAGCTTACGGAGCAATCAAAGGCGGCGAAGAAGATATTAAAAACATGCTTGAGGCTTTCACGGAGAGAAGACAAGTAATACTTAGCCTCATTCGTTCAATGCCACATGTAAAAGTTAAAGATCCGGAGGGAGCGTTCTATGTTTTTGTAGACGTACGCGACTGCCCCATATCGGACGACCTTGAATTCTGCGATAAATTATTGGAAAAGGAATTTGTCGCTGTCGTACCGGGAACCGCATTCTACGCACCCGGATTCATTAGAATTTCCTATGCGACTTCAATGGAAAATATAAAAGAGGGAATGTCGCGACTTAAAGAGTTCTTAGAAGAACTTTAA
- a CDS encoding isocitrate/isopropylmalate dehydrogenase family protein, translated as MSHDIVLIHGDGIGEEVISSAAKIIEAAGVNVNWDISEMGEGAIATCGSPLSGELIAKIKEKKIALKGPTTTHVGKGFRSVNVALRKELDLYANVRPIKSFSGVKALYDDIDLVIVRENTEGLYSGVEHMVGEDAAEAIKIITRKASERICRHAFELARIQNREKVTLVHKANIMKLSDGLFLDCGRKIAKEYSDIKFEDVIIDAMCMKLVQTPQEYDVIVAPNLYGDILSDLTAGLIGGLGFAPGANIGKEIAVFEPVHGTAPDIKGKNMANPTSAILSGIMMLRHIKENESADRIERALKRTLEIKECKTCDLGGKLTTDEYTDLIIKNLD; from the coding sequence ATGTCTCATGATATCGTACTGATTCACGGGGATGGGATTGGGGAAGAGGTAATATCATCCGCGGCAAAGATTATTGAGGCAGCAGGCGTTAATGTTAACTGGGACATATCAGAGATGGGAGAAGGAGCTATCGCAACTTGTGGGTCACCTCTCTCCGGTGAATTAATAGCTAAGATCAAAGAGAAGAAAATAGCGTTAAAGGGTCCCACTACGACACATGTCGGGAAGGGGTTCAGGAGTGTAAACGTTGCTCTCAGAAAAGAGCTGGATCTGTATGCAAACGTGCGCCCGATCAAGTCTTTTTCAGGAGTGAAAGCCCTTTATGATGATATAGATTTGGTTATAGTGCGAGAGAATACAGAGGGTCTTTATTCCGGTGTCGAACATATGGTGGGTGAAGATGCTGCTGAAGCAATAAAAATAATAACCAGAAAAGCTAGTGAAAGAATATGCAGACACGCATTTGAGCTTGCGAGAATTCAGAATAGAGAGAAGGTCACTTTAGTTCATAAAGCTAATATTATGAAGTTAAGCGACGGACTTTTTCTAGATTGTGGTCGAAAGATAGCAAAAGAATATAGCGACATAAAATTTGAAGATGTAATAATTGATGCCATGTGTATGAAGTTGGTTCAAACTCCTCAGGAATATGACGTTATAGTTGCTCCGAATCTTTACGGAGATATACTTTCAGATTTGACGGCTGGTCTTATTGGAGGATTGGGTTTTGCACCGGGGGCAAATATAGGAAAAGAGATTGCCGTTTTTGAACCGGTTCACGGTACTGCACCAGATATCAAGGGTAAAAATATGGCTAATCCGACTTCCGCTATTCTGTCGGGGATCATGATGTTAAGGCATATCAAAGAAAATGAAAGCGCTGACAGAATTGAAAGAGCACTAAAAAGAACTTTGGAGATTAAAGAGTGCAAGACTTGCGATTTGGGCGGGAAGCTCACCACGGACGAATATACGGATTTAATAATAAAAAACTTGGACTAA
- a CDS encoding aconitate hydratase — translation MKLTVAEKAIKNHIVSGDMTEKSEIALRIDQTLTQDSTGTMAYLQLEAMGVDRVKTKKSLAYIDHGMLQAGPENADDHLFIQTVAKKHGVYFSKPGNGICHQVHLERFAVPGETLLGSDSHTPTAGGIGMLAIGAGGLDVAIAMAGGEYYINMPKIVGVELKGELNPAVSAKDIILEVLRRCGVKGGLGRIFEYWGEGVKTLSVPERATITNMGAELGATTSIFPSDERTHEFLKLQGREKDYKEILADEGAHYSESIVIDLNALVPLAACPHSPGSVVPVTELENKKINQVAIGSCTNSSYVDLMKVAKILKGKTVAEHVSLVISPGSKQVLNMLAENGSLADLIDAGARILESGCGPCIGMGQAPNTDAVSLRTFNRNFKGRSGTVSANVYLVSPEVAAVSALAGYVVDPRNHVPDLNIPMPDKFLVNDNLVIEPASTTEEVEVIKGPNIKEFPLGKELEDDINGKVLIKVEDDITTDHIMPSTAKLLPFRSNIPYLSDYCLTPCDANFPKRAKEHGGGFVVAGENYGQGSSREHAALVPLYLGIRAVLAKSFARIHRQNLINNGIIPLLFDDKEDYTKIDLLDDLEIANIDEQINNDHIIVRNVTKNVEYKFNIDITERQRDMLKMGGLLNFIKKQNRDKSAQGVK, via the coding sequence ATGAAGTTGACAGTAGCTGAGAAAGCAATAAAAAATCATATCGTGTCAGGTGATATGACAGAGAAAAGTGAAATTGCGTTAAGAATCGATCAGACTTTGACGCAAGATTCGACCGGGACTATGGCATATTTACAGTTGGAAGCTATGGGAGTCGATAGAGTAAAAACAAAAAAGTCTCTTGCATATATTGATCATGGCATGCTTCAAGCAGGTCCGGAAAATGCTGATGATCACCTATTTATTCAAACAGTGGCAAAAAAACATGGAGTTTATTTTTCTAAACCGGGAAATGGCATATGTCATCAAGTTCATCTGGAGAGATTTGCCGTTCCGGGGGAGACGTTGCTCGGTTCGGACAGCCACACTCCTACTGCCGGAGGTATAGGAATGTTGGCAATAGGAGCCGGTGGGTTGGATGTCGCCATTGCCATGGCAGGCGGAGAATATTATATTAATATGCCCAAAATTGTCGGAGTTGAGCTGAAGGGCGAATTGAATCCGGCAGTATCAGCTAAAGATATAATTCTTGAAGTTTTGAGAAGATGCGGTGTAAAAGGCGGCTTAGGCAGAATTTTCGAATATTGGGGAGAGGGAGTAAAAACTTTGTCCGTACCCGAGAGAGCCACTATTACAAATATGGGTGCGGAATTGGGTGCGACCACTTCAATTTTCCCGTCTGATGAAAGAACTCATGAATTTTTAAAGTTACAGGGGCGTGAAAAGGATTATAAAGAGATTTTAGCCGATGAGGGAGCTCATTATTCGGAAAGCATTGTAATAGATTTAAACGCACTTGTGCCGTTGGCTGCCTGTCCTCACAGTCCGGGCAGCGTAGTTCCCGTTACTGAATTAGAAAATAAAAAAATTAATCAGGTGGCAATCGGCAGCTGTACTAACTCTTCATATGTTGATTTAATGAAAGTAGCAAAAATTTTAAAAGGGAAAACAGTGGCAGAGCATGTGTCTCTGGTAATATCTCCCGGTTCTAAACAGGTTTTAAACATGTTGGCCGAGAATGGTTCACTTGCGGATCTCATAGATGCCGGAGCGAGGATTTTGGAATCAGGTTGCGGCCCTTGTATAGGGATGGGACAGGCACCAAACACTGATGCCGTGAGTCTCAGAACATTTAACAGGAACTTTAAGGGAAGATCAGGTACTGTATCTGCAAATGTCTATCTTGTCAGTCCGGAAGTTGCTGCTGTTTCGGCATTGGCCGGATATGTTGTAGATCCACGCAATCATGTCCCTGATTTAAACATTCCTATGCCTGATAAATTCTTGGTAAATGATAATTTAGTTATCGAACCGGCAAGTACAACGGAAGAAGTGGAAGTCATAAAAGGTCCCAATATAAAGGAATTCCCACTGGGGAAAGAGCTTGAAGATGACATCAATGGCAAGGTTCTGATAAAAGTTGAAGATGACATAACAACAGATCATATTATGCCCTCAACAGCAAAACTCCTGCCTTTCAGATCAAACATTCCCTATCTTTCGGATTACTGTTTGACTCCCTGTGATGCGAACTTTCCAAAGAGAGCCAAAGAGCATGGCGGAGGCTTCGTGGTTGCCGGAGAAAATTATGGACAGGGCTCCAGCAGAGAGCACGCTGCGCTTGTGCCTCTTTATTTGGGAATTAGAGCCGTTCTTGCAAAGTCCTTTGCGAGAATTCACAGACAGAATTTGATTAACAATGGAATTATTCCTCTCCTGTTTGACGATAAAGAAGACTATACAAAAATAGATCTCCTTGATGATTTGGAGATAGCTAACATAGACGAACAGATAAATAATGACCATATAATTGTAAGGAATGTCACAAAAAACGTTGAATACAAGTTCAACATTGACATAACCGAAAGACAGAGAGATATGCTGAAAATGGGCGGACTTCTAAATTTCATAAAAAAACAAAACAGAGATAAATCAGCACAGGGAGTGAAGTAA